One genomic window of Xanthobacter dioxanivorans includes the following:
- a CDS encoding sugar kinase — protein sequence MSKVVCVGEVMVELARGSDGRFGLAFGGDTFNTAVYLARAGVDVAYATALGDDAFSGDILALGTAEGVDMSLVQRARGRVPGLYLITTDDAGERSFHYWRDTSPARSLFEAEGWQDVAAALVGAGVVYFSGITLSLYSNQGLGRFLAALEMAGNAREGEGPGAAVAGTWRVFDGNFRPRGWGGDLNRARTVFAEAMKRSSMALPTFEDEVALWGDASPAATIERITTYGVSEVVVKNGVAGALVHADGRTVEVPVERAVAPLDTTGAGDSFNAGYLAARLAGASPQDAAQAGHRLAAEVIMHRGAIIPRAAH from the coding sequence GTGTCCAAGGTGGTCTGCGTGGGCGAAGTGATGGTGGAGCTGGCCCGCGGCTCCGATGGGCGCTTCGGCCTCGCCTTCGGCGGCGACACGTTCAACACCGCGGTCTATCTGGCCCGCGCCGGCGTGGACGTGGCCTATGCCACCGCCCTGGGCGACGACGCGTTCTCCGGCGATATCCTGGCCCTCGGCACCGCCGAGGGGGTGGACATGAGCCTCGTGCAGCGTGCCAGGGGCCGGGTGCCGGGGCTCTATCTCATCACCACGGACGATGCCGGCGAGCGCAGCTTCCATTACTGGCGCGACACCTCCCCCGCCCGCAGCCTGTTCGAGGCGGAGGGCTGGCAGGACGTGGCGGCGGCGCTGGTGGGCGCGGGCGTCGTCTATTTCTCCGGCATCACTCTGTCGCTCTATTCCAACCAAGGCCTCGGCCGCTTCCTGGCGGCGCTGGAGATGGCCGGCAACGCGCGCGAGGGGGAGGGTCCCGGCGCCGCAGTTGCCGGGACTTGGCGGGTGTTCGACGGCAATTTCCGCCCCCGCGGCTGGGGCGGCGACCTCAACCGGGCGCGCACGGTGTTCGCCGAGGCGATGAAGCGCTCGTCCATGGCCCTGCCCACCTTCGAGGACGAGGTGGCCCTGTGGGGCGATGCCTCGCCCGCCGCCACCATCGAGCGCATCACCACCTACGGCGTGTCGGAGGTGGTGGTGAAGAACGGCGTGGCGGGCGCCCTCGTCCATGCGGACGGGCGCACGGTGGAGGTGCCGGTGGAGCGCGCGGTCGCGCCGCTGGACACCACCGGGGCCGGCGACAGCTTCAATGCGGGCTATCTGGCGGCCCGGCTCGCGGGCGCCTCGCCACAGGACGCGGCGCAGGCTGGCCACCGCCTCGCGGCGGAGGTCATCATGCACCGGGGCGCCATCATCCCCCGCGCCGCGCACTGA
- a CDS encoding AMP-binding protein yields the protein MLAHSSDYERRRRAFHWDIPSRYNMAVHACDAVAARAPDRPAVFLPAGDGFRPVSYAALAALSNRLAHALLAHGVAPGDRVGILLPQSLEVLVTHLAVYKMGAIAVPLAGAFGVDAIAYRLADSGAKALVTDDAGLAKPAARPEALALVVGVDGARGGAEGAVLAFSDLLDAASDRPLDIASGPDDPALMIYTSGTTGQPKGALHGHRVLLPHVSGVTFTHEGIGQAGDRMWTPSDWAWAGGLLNTVLPALALGVPVVAQPRGKFDPEAAFALLARAEVRNVFIPPTALKMMRTVQNPGARFGFRLRTVGSAGEALGAETFEWGREALGVPVNEFYGQTECNYVIGSSAALGVAKAGATGKAVPGHEVAVLGEDGEVLPPGRMGQIAVRTPDPVMFLRYWNRPEATADKVKDGWLITGDLARMDEEGYFHFLGRDDDVITSAGYRIGPAEIEDVLIRHPAVAIAAAVGKKDPLRTEIVKAVIVPMPGVVPTPELEADIRDFVRTRLAAYEYPREIVFVNELPLTTTGKVIRRLLRE from the coding sequence ATGCTGGCGCACAGCAGTGACTATGAACGCCGGCGCCGGGCGTTCCACTGGGATATCCCGAGCCGCTACAACATGGCGGTCCACGCCTGCGACGCGGTCGCCGCCCGCGCGCCGGATCGGCCCGCCGTGTTCCTGCCGGCGGGCGACGGGTTCCGCCCGGTGTCCTATGCGGCCCTGGCGGCGCTGTCCAACCGCCTCGCCCATGCCTTGCTGGCGCATGGCGTTGCGCCCGGCGACCGGGTGGGGATCCTCCTGCCCCAGTCGCTGGAAGTCCTCGTCACCCATCTCGCGGTGTACAAGATGGGCGCCATCGCGGTGCCGCTGGCTGGCGCCTTCGGCGTCGACGCCATCGCCTACCGCCTCGCCGATTCCGGCGCGAAGGCGCTGGTGACCGACGATGCGGGTCTTGCCAAGCCCGCGGCGCGACCGGAGGCGCTGGCCCTCGTCGTCGGCGTGGACGGCGCGCGGGGCGGGGCCGAGGGCGCCGTCCTCGCCTTCTCCGACCTGCTCGACGCCGCCTCCGACCGGCCCCTCGACATCGCTTCCGGGCCGGACGATCCGGCGCTGATGATCTATACCTCCGGCACCACCGGTCAGCCCAAGGGCGCGCTGCACGGCCACCGGGTGCTGTTGCCGCACGTCAGCGGCGTCACCTTCACCCACGAGGGCATCGGCCAGGCCGGCGACCGCATGTGGACGCCGTCCGACTGGGCCTGGGCCGGCGGACTGCTCAACACCGTGTTGCCGGCGCTGGCCCTCGGCGTGCCGGTGGTGGCGCAGCCGCGCGGCAAGTTCGATCCCGAGGCCGCCTTCGCGCTTCTCGCCCGCGCCGAGGTGCGCAACGTGTTCATCCCGCCCACCGCGCTCAAGATGATGCGCACGGTGCAGAACCCGGGCGCGCGCTTCGGCTTCCGCCTGCGCACGGTGGGCTCGGCCGGCGAGGCGCTGGGGGCGGAGACCTTCGAATGGGGGCGCGAAGCGCTCGGCGTGCCGGTGAACGAGTTCTACGGCCAGACCGAATGCAACTACGTGATCGGCTCCAGCGCCGCCCTCGGCGTCGCCAAGGCCGGCGCCACCGGCAAGGCGGTGCCCGGCCACGAGGTGGCGGTGCTGGGCGAGGACGGCGAGGTCCTGCCCCCCGGCCGCATGGGCCAGATCGCCGTGCGCACACCCGACCCGGTGATGTTCCTCAGATACTGGAACCGGCCCGAGGCCACCGCCGACAAGGTGAAGGACGGCTGGCTCATCACCGGCGACCTCGCGCGCATGGACGAGGAGGGCTATTTCCATTTCCTCGGCCGCGACGACGACGTGATCACCTCGGCCGGTTACCGCATCGGCCCGGCGGAGATCGAGGACGTGCTCATCCGCCACCCGGCGGTGGCCATCGCCGCCGCCGTGGGCAAGAAGGATCCGTTGCGCACCGAGATCGTGAAGGCCGTGATCGTGCCCATGCCGGGCGTGGTGCCGACCCCGGAGCTGGAGGCCGACATCCGCGACTTCGTGCGCACGCGCCTTGCGGCCTACGAATATCCCCGCGAGATCGTGTTCGTGAACGAGCTGCCGCTGACCACCACCGGCAAGGTCATCCGCCGGCTGCTGCGGGAGTGA
- a CDS encoding CAP domain-containing protein encodes MRDPILRRSVLAGAGLALTLLVAGCGTTDTALDTQPAFYANLAKTGKPVDVAAAASLLSDYRTGRGLSPLTPDEQLNKIAQDQANAMARADNLSHEVGGRNFMTRIKASGYNASKAVENVGAGYHTLAEAFSGWRDSPSHNKNMLEAGVSRMGIATANAPNSKYKVYWALVLAQPDSAGR; translated from the coding sequence ATGCGCGACCCGATCCTTCGCCGTTCCGTCCTCGCCGGTGCCGGGCTCGCGCTGACCCTCCTCGTCGCCGGCTGCGGCACGACGGACACTGCCCTCGACACGCAGCCGGCCTTCTACGCCAACCTCGCCAAGACCGGGAAACCGGTGGACGTGGCCGCCGCCGCCTCCCTCCTGTCGGACTATCGCACCGGACGGGGCCTGTCGCCGCTCACCCCGGACGAGCAGCTCAACAAGATCGCCCAGGACCAGGCCAATGCCATGGCCAGGGCCGACAACCTCTCCCACGAGGTGGGCGGGCGCAATTTCATGACCCGCATCAAGGCGTCGGGCTACAACGCCTCCAAGGCGGTGGAGAATGTGGGGGCGGGCTACCATACCCTGGCCGAGGCGTTCTCCGGCTGGCGCGATTCCCCGTCCCACAACAAGAACATGCTGGAGGCGGGCGTCTCCCGCATGGGCATCGCCACGGCGAACGCCCCCAACTCCAAGTACAAGGTGTACTGGGCCCTGGTGTTGGCCCAGCCCGACAGCGCCGGGCGCTGA
- a CDS encoding DUF3772 domain-containing protein, translated as MRSMKSAASLAALVLFLFSVQGAAAQQPEQGTPAPAPAADSHATVPPATVPPAANPPASSAPAVPAAAAAPAAAAPPRPAPAPPDPAIVALREKMEASRVSLDSLEAALAVEGLRPPDLDELRQRIDPARRDLVAVGEQISPRLSDAQTRLGALGAKPAEGATEDPAVIADRERLQKLSADLDAALKQNRALLMRVDQITDRISSRRRALFTGQMFERSDSILDPDLWANAFNAIPSEVRAFRFLTGDWAAFATRRHGLLAILGIVAGAAGIVIAVVAGGHFLRRRLRTPAPEGGEAFSRLRSAREALKVLFLNALVAPAATLAGLAFLGAFEVIPPRAEDLVRGLVVAIFIKAVGNAMGRALLAPDEPWRRLPPVSDRGAVIAYRYFSFAVWTLAISAFLNALHKALFAPLGLTVSTSALMALLIAGFIARFLVNLAGTEEAADDEEAKPADAAAPVPARSFEGRHWLRFVVWIVVAFLLVALVTGYVSFAAFVAARIVVAAAVLGGLYLLYALIDAFFSEGLSSDTHRARSFAKTLGLKPTSLELLGVVVSGLLKVLLFVVAAFLIAGSWGTSTADVMDTVERASFGVRIGNATITLWSVFYAVALLLVSLVVARAFQRWITTSLLPRTGLEPSLQSSIGTIVGYVGTIIAIMISMSEIGLNLENIALVAGALSVGIGFGLQSIVSNFVSGLILLAERPIRVGDTINVKGEEGYVRRISVRSTEIETFERATVIVPNSDLITGMVKNWTHSNTTGRIIVAVSVSYDTDAEEVRDILVSCACDHPQVLQSPPPRVFLTKFADAGMLFELRCVVANVDYALTVKSDLHFQVLSRFRKSGIGMAVQPWASLSRAPADMVPPPPVPPDPLQ; from the coding sequence ATGCGATCGATGAAGTCCGCGGCCAGCTTGGCCGCGCTCGTGCTGTTCCTGTTTTCGGTGCAAGGCGCTGCGGCGCAGCAGCCGGAGCAAGGAACACCTGCGCCTGCGCCGGCTGCGGATTCCCATGCCACGGTCCCTCCCGCCACGGTTCCTCCCGCCGCGAACCCGCCCGCCTCCTCCGCACCTGCGGTCCCGGCGGCGGCCGCCGCGCCCGCCGCCGCCGCGCCGCCGCGTCCGGCGCCCGCGCCCCCGGATCCGGCCATCGTCGCCCTGCGCGAAAAGATGGAAGCGAGCCGCGTGTCCCTCGATTCGCTGGAAGCGGCCCTGGCGGTGGAAGGGCTGCGGCCGCCGGACCTCGACGAGCTGCGCCAGCGCATCGATCCGGCGCGCCGCGATCTTGTCGCCGTCGGCGAACAGATCTCGCCGCGCCTGTCGGATGCGCAGACGCGCCTCGGCGCCCTGGGCGCCAAGCCTGCGGAAGGGGCCACCGAGGACCCTGCGGTGATCGCGGACCGGGAACGCCTGCAGAAGCTCTCCGCCGACCTGGACGCGGCGCTGAAGCAGAACCGCGCGCTGCTGATGCGCGTCGATCAGATCACCGACCGCATCAGTTCCCGCCGCCGCGCCCTGTTCACCGGGCAGATGTTCGAGCGTTCCGATTCCATCCTCGACCCCGACCTGTGGGCCAACGCGTTCAACGCCATCCCCTCCGAGGTGCGGGCGTTCCGGTTCCTGACCGGCGACTGGGCGGCCTTCGCCACGCGCCGCCACGGCTTGCTGGCGATCCTCGGCATCGTCGCCGGTGCCGCCGGCATCGTGATCGCGGTGGTGGCGGGCGGCCACTTCCTGCGCCGCAGGCTGCGCACGCCCGCGCCCGAGGGGGGCGAGGCCTTCTCCCGGCTGCGGTCGGCGCGCGAGGCCCTGAAGGTCCTGTTCCTGAATGCCCTGGTGGCGCCCGCCGCCACCCTCGCTGGCCTTGCCTTCCTCGGCGCGTTCGAGGTGATTCCGCCGCGGGCGGAGGACCTGGTGCGCGGGCTCGTCGTCGCCATCTTCATCAAGGCCGTCGGCAATGCCATGGGCCGTGCCCTTTTGGCGCCCGACGAGCCCTGGCGCCGCCTGCCGCCCGTTTCCGACCGGGGCGCGGTGATCGCCTACCGTTACTTCTCGTTTGCGGTGTGGACGCTGGCCATCTCCGCCTTCCTCAATGCCCTGCACAAGGCGCTGTTCGCGCCCCTGGGGCTGACGGTCAGCACCAGCGCGCTCATGGCGCTGCTCATCGCGGGCTTCATTGCGCGCTTCCTGGTCAATCTCGCCGGCACCGAGGAGGCCGCGGACGACGAGGAGGCGAAGCCGGCCGACGCGGCGGCTCCGGTTCCCGCCCGCTCGTTCGAGGGGCGGCACTGGTTGCGCTTCGTGGTGTGGATCGTGGTGGCCTTCCTGCTGGTGGCGCTGGTGACGGGCTATGTGAGCTTCGCCGCCTTCGTCGCCGCCCGCATCGTGGTCGCGGCGGCGGTGCTGGGCGGGCTCTATCTGCTCTATGCGCTCATCGACGCCTTCTTCAGCGAGGGCCTGTCGTCGGATACGCACCGCGCGCGGTCGTTCGCCAAGACCCTCGGGCTCAAGCCCACCAGCCTGGAGCTCCTGGGCGTCGTTGTCTCCGGCCTGCTCAAGGTGCTGCTGTTCGTGGTGGCGGCCTTCCTCATCGCCGGCAGCTGGGGCACCTCCACGGCGGACGTGATGGACACGGTGGAGCGGGCCTCCTTCGGCGTGCGCATCGGCAACGCCACCATCACGCTGTGGAGCGTGTTCTACGCGGTGGCGCTGCTGCTGGTGAGCCTGGTGGTGGCCCGCGCCTTCCAGCGCTGGATCACCACCTCGCTCCTGCCGCGCACCGGCCTCGAGCCGTCGCTGCAATCGTCCATCGGCACCATCGTCGGCTATGTGGGCACCATCATCGCCATCATGATCTCCATGAGCGAGATCGGGCTCAACCTGGAGAACATCGCGCTGGTGGCCGGCGCCCTCTCGGTGGGTATCGGCTTCGGCCTGCAGTCCATCGTGTCCAACTTCGTCTCCGGCCTGATCCTGCTCGCCGAGCGGCCGATCCGGGTGGGCGACACCATCAACGTGAAGGGCGAGGAGGGCTATGTCCGGCGCATCTCGGTGCGCTCCACCGAGATCGAGACGTTCGAGCGGGCCACGGTGATCGTGCCCAATTCCGACCTCATCACCGGCATGGTGAAGAACTGGACGCACTCCAACACCACCGGGCGCATCATCGTCGCGGTGAGCGTGTCCTACGATACCGATGCGGAGGAGGTGCGCGACATCCTCGTCTCCTGCGCCTGCGACCATCCGCAGGTGCTCCAGTCGCCGCCGCCGCGGGTGTTCCTCACCAAGTTCGCCGATGCGGGCATGCTGTTCGAGCTGCGCTGCGTGGTGGCCAACGTGGACTACGCGCTGACGGTGAAGAGCGACCTGCATTTCCAGGTGCTCTCGCGGTTCCGCAAGTCCGGCATCGGCATGGCCGTCCAGCCCTGGGCCTCGCTCTCCCGGGCGCCGGCGGACATGGTGCCGCCGCCGCCCGTCCCGCCGGATCCGCTGCAGTGA
- the dapE gene encoding succinyl-diaminopimelate desuccinylase has product MTGAVPVKPQPGEEAADPVALAAELIRAPSVTPHAQDALELVARRLEAAGYHVERLTFSTDGVPVVNLYARIGEAAPNLCFAGHVDVVPEGDAAAWRHGPYAGTVEDGVLYGRGAVDMKGAVAAFLAAALAFGRPARGSLSFLITGDEEGPALDGTVRVVEWLTAKGEVIDHCVLGEPTNPQALGDAFKVGRRGSLSGIVTVKGVQGHVAYPHLADNPIPRLLKLLAALTAMPLDEGSDFFPPSNLEVVSVDVANPVFNLIPAEATARFNVRFNDLFTLESLKAEIVRRLDSAGAAYALAFRPGASQSFLTAPSPFTDLVADAVAAETGRRPEASTSGGSSDARFIKDLCPVVEFGLVGQTMHKVDEATPVSDIRALARIYGRIIERYFATFA; this is encoded by the coding sequence ATGACCGGTGCCGTTCCCGTCAAGCCCCAGCCGGGGGAAGAAGCCGCAGATCCGGTGGCGCTCGCCGCCGAGCTCATCCGCGCCCCTTCGGTCACGCCCCATGCGCAGGATGCCCTGGAGCTGGTCGCCCGCCGGCTGGAGGCTGCCGGATACCACGTGGAGCGCCTGACCTTCTCCACGGACGGCGTGCCCGTCGTCAATCTCTACGCCCGCATCGGCGAGGCGGCCCCCAATCTGTGCTTCGCCGGCCATGTGGACGTGGTGCCGGAAGGCGACGCCGCCGCATGGCGGCATGGGCCCTACGCCGGCACGGTCGAGGACGGCGTGCTCTACGGACGCGGCGCGGTGGACATGAAGGGCGCGGTGGCCGCCTTCCTCGCCGCCGCCCTCGCATTCGGGCGGCCGGCGCGCGGCAGCCTCTCCTTCCTGATCACCGGCGACGAGGAGGGCCCGGCGCTGGACGGCACGGTGCGGGTGGTGGAGTGGCTCACGGCCAAGGGCGAGGTCATCGACCATTGCGTGCTCGGCGAGCCCACCAATCCGCAGGCCCTCGGCGACGCGTTCAAGGTGGGGCGGCGAGGCAGCCTCTCCGGCATCGTCACGGTGAAGGGCGTGCAGGGGCACGTGGCCTATCCCCACCTCGCCGACAATCCCATTCCCCGCCTGCTGAAGCTGCTGGCGGCCCTCACCGCCATGCCGCTGGACGAGGGCTCCGATTTCTTCCCTCCGTCCAACCTCGAAGTGGTCTCGGTGGACGTGGCCAATCCCGTCTTCAACCTCATCCCGGCGGAGGCGACCGCGCGCTTCAACGTGCGCTTCAACGACCTTTTCACCCTGGAGAGCCTGAAGGCGGAGATCGTGCGCCGGCTCGATTCGGCGGGGGCAGCCTACGCCCTCGCCTTCCGGCCCGGCGCCAGCCAGAGCTTCCTCACCGCGCCCAGCCCGTTCACCGACCTCGTCGCCGATGCGGTGGCGGCGGAGACGGGGCGCCGGCCCGAGGCCTCCACCTCCGGCGGCTCCTCCGATGCCCGCTTCATCAAGGACCTCTGCCCGGTGGTGGAGTTCGGCCTCGTGGGCCAGACCATGCACAAGGTGGACGAGGCGACGCCGGTCAGCGACATCCGGGCGCTCGCCCGCATCTATGGGCGCATCATCGAGCGCTACTTCGCGACCTTCGCCTGA
- a CDS encoding alpha/beta hydrolase, whose product MIPSDRPLSDAPLNEDASRLDVGGRDIAVRALAGAAPGLFWLGGFKSDMTGTKAEHLARWAAAHGRANVRFDYSGHGASGGAFEDATLSNWLEEAAAVFDAKTEGEQVVIGSSMGGWIALLLARLLAARGERRLKGLVLVAPAPDFTEALMWARFPPPVRTLIETTGRFLKPTLYGEEPYVITRGLIEDGRRHLLLGAPFAVGCPVRILQGARDEDVPWEHAMRLVSCLAEDDVVFSLIKDGDHRLSRPEDLERLTEAVRQLV is encoded by the coding sequence ATGATCCCTTCTGACAGGCCCCTTTCCGACGCGCCGCTGAACGAGGACGCCTCCCGCCTGGACGTGGGCGGGCGCGACATCGCCGTGCGCGCGCTGGCCGGCGCCGCGCCCGGCCTGTTCTGGCTCGGCGGCTTCAAGTCCGACATGACCGGCACCAAGGCCGAGCACCTCGCCCGCTGGGCGGCGGCGCACGGCCGGGCCAATGTGCGCTTCGACTATTCCGGCCACGGCGCCTCCGGCGGCGCCTTCGAGGACGCCACCCTCTCGAACTGGCTGGAGGAGGCGGCTGCGGTCTTCGATGCGAAGACGGAAGGAGAGCAGGTGGTGATCGGCTCGTCCATGGGCGGGTGGATCGCGCTGCTCCTCGCCCGCCTGCTGGCGGCACGGGGCGAGAGGCGCCTGAAGGGGCTGGTGCTGGTGGCCCCGGCGCCGGACTTCACCGAAGCGCTCATGTGGGCGCGCTTCCCGCCGCCGGTGCGGACGCTGATCGAGACCACCGGGCGCTTCCTCAAGCCGACGCTTTACGGCGAGGAGCCCTATGTGATCACCCGAGGCCTGATCGAGGATGGGCGACGGCACCTGCTGCTCGGCGCGCCGTTCGCCGTGGGCTGTCCGGTGCGCATCCTGCAGGGGGCACGCGACGAGGACGTGCCGTGGGAGCACGCCATGCGGCTGGTCAGCTGCCTCGCCGAGGACGACGTGGTCTTCTCCCTCATCAAGGACGGCGACCACCGCCTGTCACGGCCGGAAGACCTGGAGCGGCTCACCGAGGCGGTGCGCCAGCTGGTGTGA
- the rpmB gene encoding 50S ribosomal protein L28 — MSRRCDLTGKGVLSGHTVSHSNHKTKRRFLPNLCNVTLESETLKRTIRLRVSANALKSVDHRGGLDAFLKKARDEELSPRALEFKRLIAKAEAAPAAA; from the coding sequence ATGTCCCGGCGGTGCGACCTGACCGGCAAGGGGGTTCTGAGCGGCCACACGGTGAGCCACTCGAACCACAAGACCAAGCGCCGGTTCCTGCCGAACCTGTGCAACGTCACGCTTGAGAGCGAGACGCTGAAGCGCACCATCCGTCTGCGGGTGAGCGCCAATGCGCTCAAGAGCGTGGATCATCGCGGCGGCCTCGACGCCTTCCTCAAGAAGGCCCGCGACGAGGAGCTGTCCCCGCGCGCGCTCGAGTTCAAGCGCCTGATCGCCAAGGCCGAGGCGGCTCCCGCCGCGGCCTGA
- a CDS encoding sensor domain-containing diguanylate cyclase, whose translation MARQQTVALCAVLAAAYVLLGRLTFAVSVEYGNVTSVVFAPEGVALAFCILFGPRVAPGIVLGQVILSLWSGPSLLGGMFIGFTNAAEGVLGGWLFRRWAISPLFNRPRDVALFVAMVFLILQPVSATGGVLVLYLLGAIPADIIPAGWAPWWVQGLQKPLPSLDLVPSAWVHWWIGNSVGQLLVAPLILAWSETPATRASATGGLDFALSAGGIALVAALALSGFPTHPLLLLAVTYFLLVWIGLRRGLRGITLANVLIGAAVTWAGASGEGFMSHLTVADRLSNVGFFVAAACIVSLMLFAMFEEREILIARLTRLASWDSLVELHNRRYFIETAEREVAASQRYGRDLVLLMLDADNFKQLNDRHGHAAGDAALKMIAHVCATVARRSDVTGRIGGEEFALLLPQATLEAGQILAERLRAQISATPVPVGAALNLHVTVSIGIARLGGRENLDALMGAADKALYAAKRAGRNRAALAD comes from the coding sequence ATGGCCCGGCAACAGACGGTCGCCCTGTGCGCCGTTCTCGCCGCCGCCTATGTGCTGCTGGGGCGGCTGACGTTCGCGGTTTCGGTGGAGTACGGCAACGTCACCAGCGTGGTCTTCGCGCCGGAGGGGGTGGCCCTCGCATTCTGCATCCTGTTCGGCCCTCGGGTTGCGCCCGGCATCGTCCTCGGCCAGGTGATCCTGTCCTTGTGGTCCGGCCCCTCTCTCCTCGGTGGTATGTTCATCGGCTTCACCAATGCCGCCGAAGGTGTCCTTGGCGGATGGCTGTTCCGGCGCTGGGCGATATCGCCGCTCTTCAACCGCCCGCGGGACGTGGCGCTGTTCGTGGCGATGGTGTTCCTCATCCTCCAGCCGGTCAGTGCCACGGGCGGCGTGCTCGTCCTTTATCTGTTGGGTGCCATTCCGGCCGACATCATTCCGGCGGGCTGGGCCCCCTGGTGGGTCCAGGGCCTGCAGAAGCCCCTGCCGTCGCTGGATCTGGTTCCCTCCGCCTGGGTGCACTGGTGGATCGGCAACTCGGTGGGGCAGCTTCTGGTGGCGCCGCTTATCCTGGCCTGGAGCGAGACCCCGGCCACCCGTGCGTCCGCGACGGGCGGGCTCGACTTTGCGTTGAGCGCCGGCGGTATCGCGCTGGTGGCGGCCTTGGCCTTGAGCGGGTTTCCCACCCATCCCCTGCTGTTGCTCGCCGTGACCTACTTCCTGCTGGTCTGGATCGGTCTCAGGCGCGGACTGCGCGGCATCACCCTCGCCAACGTGCTCATCGGTGCCGCGGTGACCTGGGCGGGGGCGTCCGGCGAGGGTTTCATGTCCCACCTGACGGTGGCGGACCGGCTCTCGAACGTCGGCTTCTTCGTGGCCGCGGCCTGTATCGTGTCCCTGATGCTGTTCGCCATGTTCGAGGAGCGCGAGATCCTCATCGCGCGGCTGACCCGGCTTGCCTCCTGGGACTCCCTGGTCGAGCTCCACAATCGCCGGTATTTCATCGAGACGGCGGAACGCGAGGTGGCCGCTTCGCAGCGCTATGGCCGTGACCTGGTGCTGCTCATGCTCGATGCCGACAATTTCAAGCAGCTCAATGACCGCCATGGCCATGCCGCCGGTGACGCTGCGTTGAAGATGATCGCCCACGTGTGCGCGACGGTTGCGCGGCGCAGCGACGTGACCGGACGCATCGGAGGGGAGGAGTTTGCCCTTCTTCTGCCGCAGGCGACGCTGGAAGCTGGCCAAATTCTGGCGGAACGCCTGCGGGCGCAGATCTCGGCGACCCCTGTCCCCGTCGGGGCGGCGCTGAATCTCCACGTCACGGTCAGCATCGGTATCGCAAGATTGGGCGGTCGGGAAAATCTCGATGCGCTCATGGGCGCCGCCGATAAGGCGCTCTATGCCGCCAAGCGCGCCGGACGCAACAGGGCGGCTCTGGCGGATTGA
- a CDS encoding LysR family transcriptional regulator, which produces MRAGDFDWSDLRFFLAVARAGRLTAAAARLKVEHSTVSRRIAALEVALGAKLFDRRPHGYGLTAAGERLIAAAEGMETLALAAQGEIGGADLGVAGTVRVGAPDGFGTFFLAPRIGALADLHPELDIQLLAMPRLFSLSKREADIAISLSRPKEGRLHARKLTDYRLGLYAARAYLNRHGPIESRASLQRHPFIGYVDDLIYAPELDYVPLVAKDLRVRLKSSSLVAQLTATQAGAGVCVLPCFMADLFRDERPDALVPILPEEVGLTRTFWLLTHTDTRDLARIRVAADFITHLVQNARGQFLSSR; this is translated from the coding sequence ATGCGCGCCGGTGATTTCGACTGGTCCGACCTGAGGTTCTTCCTGGCGGTGGCGCGCGCGGGGCGCCTCACGGCGGCGGCGGCGCGCCTGAAGGTGGAGCATTCCACGGTCAGCCGGCGCATCGCCGCGCTGGAGGTGGCGCTGGGCGCCAAGCTCTTTGATCGCCGGCCCCACGGCTACGGCCTCACCGCCGCCGGCGAACGCCTCATCGCCGCCGCCGAGGGCATGGAGACGCTGGCGCTGGCCGCCCAGGGGGAGATCGGCGGGGCGGACCTCGGCGTCGCCGGCACCGTGCGCGTCGGCGCGCCGGACGGGTTCGGCACCTTCTTCCTCGCCCCGCGCATCGGCGCGCTGGCCGACCTGCATCCGGAACTGGACATCCAGCTCCTGGCCATGCCGCGCCTGTTCTCCCTGTCGAAGCGGGAGGCCGACATCGCCATCTCCCTGTCGCGGCCGAAGGAGGGGCGGCTGCACGCGCGCAAGCTCACCGACTACCGGCTGGGCCTTTACGCGGCGCGGGCCTATCTCAATCGGCACGGGCCCATCGAGAGCCGCGCGAGCCTGCAGCGCCACCCGTTCATCGGCTATGTGGACGATCTCATCTACGCACCGGAGCTGGACTACGTGCCGCTGGTGGCCAAGGACCTGCGCGTGCGGCTGAAGAGCTCCAGCCTGGTCGCCCAGCTCACCGCGACGCAGGCCGGGGCGGGGGTGTGCGTGCTGCCCTGCTTCATGGCCGACCTGTTCCGCGACGAACGGCCGGATGCCCTCGTGCCGATCCTGCCGGAGGAGGTGGGGCTGACCCGCACCTTCTGGCTGCTCACCCACACCGACACCCGCGACCTCGCCCGCATCCGGGTGGCGGCGGACTTCATCACGCACCTGGTGCAGAACGCACGCGGACAATTCCTGTCATCAAGGTAG